In Plasmodium gaboni strain SY75 chromosome 14, whole genome shotgun sequence, one genomic interval encodes:
- a CDS encoding hypothetical protein (conserved Plasmodium protein, unknown function) gives MNDICYPNNCSITYINSNGVISTRDINEYHIEEINENINDQNNSNNNNNNNSNYVFCENDLDNIKSIVINLKPFHKDFEDNILFQIKKKNEKYACEWVVFIKTSVEEIKNNISNKYTSQDIDINNIQEKIFSCKDIKEIMLKYVYCTTFFDNYILSIKNELEKYSFDTNISVDDYIRVPNNLCKGKYDNYLSSYKKNKATQDNHDVYNDNNNVYKKIGENDHNKMNEVNNMNSKNNNFINNTMNIKCNGNIKGSLSNDFNYNVNDSTYRNTQGNISNISNNNKNDITYNKNGHNYSYNTNKYESKYNKIKSSKNIDNDADEDDFLGDILSFKGFNEDTINLSNNLKNNKYDGYNNNNNNNYNKYYNYKTKNNSFKSDVNQNYSLPLKINKNLKNNFDNKKMIRNINQKGDDKEASTGNNTSDDNDDDEDNNYFYSNKKTESDIKVYHNVRKDFYILNTRNTNSNFSNSENENIMRKNLIQFLNENRNKVKSSKSDYSEDNNILNNQYSNKSKKINQTYNKNLSYNGNMSFKENKTFDKNKLYNKNISFDEKVYNNSNKNLSNNVFNFYRKRNFSNNDIHDFINMNKDNNGNNNNMNNNDNIDNNNNNNVETNIMKNIQKDVSIPFFRRSFLNENISNQDAFPNTYLADSKGKYPWNDLLNASIETLQNDKSNNNTNVKSKNNKIIRPKNINDENEDIVKTSVNGSRKNNDQNIDGNIDNQYINGKILTLRDNYNIDNNIHNRNNNSNTTTFGNIICQKKENYLLNNKRNDLFENQKNSISNTIEKSKININKGSDLFSKNKEKVDNKNNLESHYEYISSEILKFMIKYNESSKNFKMDINDIDTELLSTSIKQFVRNLTEKEMNQLICNKDYIFSKIIMESLENNEANKNDKNVTCDNKNVLEDNKNITNDKYNIDNNNNNNNNNNKDIRKNTDPIHTNDNIKNDSQLRSSNKIMSNFYKDGNTNDIDTSCMNKSCENNANNIYKNVSKNITKDQIFNNSLNSSYNNNINNNNTNTNNINSNLNNNSVNNCINNNGKNKMRSLKLSNDNVSMLYNYYLDICQDNKSQLEKNIQDDNKINENDTNENLTEGVNEVNKKEDNTHINDTNNNNNNNNNKNNKNNNNSSSNNNIDKLENKTNDADTISSPKKKNFKEQINYFFNDCFKNFKNLNDKIKYKKNNENDSIVNNDKKEENNSNVNEKNKEQNDDNIINTRKVSLEGNILNENISCNDKDDDNLENEKKTLNKCTNVTNTECSNMILNRDKNNDIIKKMRTSDYTERMSFEHFNNKINNIINKYEYKQCLNKYERQLIKFVQTFKNNKQDNMSSQINYDHHDKNNMIKYKYDEEHILKVILKNMMKEKSNMNNINSSSNESFFSFSNSIKDMDDNVYENADDSVYGNIDNSNNNNNNNNNNNMLYGANNIYDYSNHNSSSGSCIKISSDKMIRYTNNKIKEKYSNPKNIYPIKQSCSDSNHYILQKLMKKKRQKSYNNNNEANNFSVNDILYDKDSNNFENSINISYNKCFHKNIKNITNSITKNCWNNNYNNNNNNNNNNIRYGKRNETFEDISNNTYGSHKKNDNILMLSHSNNTLYSSSNNQNNKVPIICDDNDDKNKLKNACVGNMIKSKELKNNLKYPMNIYNKLFNKDRQKIDISPEQTLNLVKSIQRESMLNKAKEINLFNERNNKKIGDTYDNKNKLSICDFNKDRNINNVDIRKNDISNNIHFLNNNRNDLINKKMKFNNKMERRLDIFENFQIKNKDKYSHIFNVHIDNKKCSNYNDYFKIQHLFHYDNILSNNNITNNLNVHNMEYIKSNNIKKEGENYLLEKFLNDDLKISKRKKNEKTQFMIDINNLNQNYIKELLIQKMYYQKQFYNKNDFIYKHKENDILKDNIDLEKCKYDTYKSDVYNNNSYSSYNSLKINLFSLFDDMYDNFFIDNYQDRDKMLNILSINKSLCYNQLSIFYKKKIFFQYKKAKYLHSNYNVNESYNAYNLYISQTMKQHRNYYNSDINKNLCENLNIYKIKNENVNESKYTSKDNDKNKTQNYIKNSYNNNIVNFENDIYSPNQNEQYNEFIFNHHNKWNDKKKKNALPLSYHNQFMDNKIEKNIREIKHINKYYMKEEMNYFKKAIKEMKRLKRIMCNILRSQSNNYLNLNIDEKLLYNIQNDEDVSFESYLKDDSDDIDIDIYGYSHGYDHNHDDDYIINSNANNNYNIYKTNRFDKIRENDKYNSHLQIEKEILNNTNKYNTNKNYKNCNKIDQNNAGKINMNKNYGLMKKNGTSSNMLQVINRKKDDDQKKFIDHNKDYNSDYSFDSDNANKLINIVFEYKNEINNNAVKMDQHNDSIINEKHEEIKTNIEYDNNSQMDDIHNISTEPLGTYEFEVNIKNDEEEYNETFKYIYEKISNIRNNMWNEDMDNIQNNEMKQKLLIYKCRNDNNCHIYEQNINNNIKILDTEKEEDIKDKEKNDDINKEQNVNVDNDINKCNDDIYYFNIYTNVWENVDLNVSQKLLTSLKMKKDIIKKYYKNDQEYENFITFSEWNAYNLIISKIYKALDMKKFEYYQRRVYDNDIFKTDFKKRRAYDFGMKIIGKPRSRRKTKRWNIEGDNKLYEDEVYSKNSDDYSDFNYDEYVEEDEEEYDQNEQVQNNKNNVNDENNEHENEQNKYDADKEHQENGHDVEVDDEGEDEDEDEDEDEDDDEDYDEDYDEEDDDVDEKCHYEEHIENEEEKEISEKKDKKKCTYIKKENRQHKNDGDKNNNDLICKKKNIGIENYTLGEGDCNKMKESEDLKITLSSVEDEEKLEEHEPKRSERLYLRRKRTSSILSTNSTDNSVNKIITRQYKKLKDHEKAEEDLKCVYLGTRSNKTNNNRKSHIFKKRISRRKNSSTLTFKKPHIYELIQLPDYVTHTELVSSKNESLPTYILQYEQLRKNECVYFNIQNHYNSFVNNVYHFAISYEQSLKHNEYLNNALNNIKSRFYIKRLCLKNNKTMENNNIYDICSTYYNYLYTYDPNNNTYVLQTSNRNNTIASIDKGLNYEEYYSNYVNDYLQSQLLKKKRNKTKNKEYNKCASDILSTENDYPLDISNEYIVTRKMSSKYYHNNSFLNVDYLGVKSIEYKHNTSIINDMNFTDKNNYVDYTTSYMDGNNEIGCNYNYVNYYNNKDDENKPQNDISFSEKTLEEGDDEIQQ, from the coding sequence ATGAATGATATTTGTTACCCCAATAATTGTAGTATTACCTATATCAATAGTAATGGTGTTATAAGCACAAGAGATATTAATGAGTACCATATTGAAGAgataaatgaaaatataaatgatcAGAATAATAGcaataataacaataataataatagtaattATGTTTTTTGTGAAAATGATTtagataatattaaaagcATTGTTATAAACTTGAAACCTTTTCATAAAGATTTTGAAGATAATATACTATTTCAgattaaaaagaaaaatgaaaaatatgcTTGTGAGTGGgttgtatttataaaaacatcagttgaagaaattaaaaataatatttctaatAAATACACATCACAAgatatagatataaataatattcaggaaaaaatattctcATGTAAAGATATTAAGGAGATTATGTTAAAGTATGTTTATTGTACTAcattttttgataattatatattgagtataaaaaatgaactTGAGAAATATTCTTTTGATACAAATATATCTGTTGATGATTATATAAGAGTACCTAACAATTTATGTAAGGgtaaatatgataattacTTATCgtcatataaaaaaaataaagcAACCCAAGACAATCATGATGTCTATAATGACAATAATAATGTGTATAAGAAGATAGGTGAAAAtgatcataataaaatgaacgaagtgaataatatgaatagtaaaaataataattttataaataatacaatgAATATTAAATGTAATGGTAACATAAAAGGTAGTCTTAGCAATgattttaattataatgtaAATGATTCAACTTATAGGAATACACAAGGTAATATTAGTAATAttagtaataataataaaaatgatattacTTATAATAAGAATGGACACaattattcttataatactaataaatatgagtcgaaatataataaaataaaatcttcaaaaaatatagataatgATGCAGATGAAGATGATTTTTTAGGtgatattttatcattCAAAGGTTTTAATGAGGATACAATAaatttatcaaataatttaaaaaataataaatatgatggatataataataataataataataattataataaatattataattataaaacaaagaataattcatttaaatCCGATGTGAATCAGAATTATTCTTTAcctttaaaaataaataaaaatttgaaaaacaattttgataataaaaagatgATTAGAAATATCAACCAAAAAGGAGATGATAAGGAAGCATCAACAGGAAATAATACTagtgatgataatgatgatgatgaggataataattatttttattctaATAAAAAAACCGAAAGTGATATTAAAGTATATCATAACGTAAGAAAGgatttttatatattaaatacTAGAAATACTAATTCGAACTTTTCGAATTctgaaaatgaaaatattatgagaaaaaatttaattcaatttttaaatgaaaatcGTAATAAGGTAAAATCATCTAAAAGCGATTATAgtgaagataataatatattaaataatcaatatagtaataaaagtaaaaaaattaatcaaacatataataaaaatttatcCTATAATGGGAATATGTCATTTaaggaaaataaaacatttgataaaaataaattatataataaaaatatatcatttgaTGAAAAAgtgtataataatagtaataaaaatttatcaaataatgtatttaatttttatcgaaaaagaaattttagtaataatgatatacatgattttattaatatgaacaaagataataatggtaataataataatatgaataataatgataatattgataataataataataataatgtagAAACCAAcataatgaaaaatattcaGAAAGATGTATCAATTCCTTTTTTTAGACGctcatttttaaatgaaaatataagtaATCAAGATGCTTTTCCAAATACATATCTTGCAGATTCTAAAGGCAAATATCCATGGaatgatttattaaatgCTTCTATTGAAACTTtacaaaatgataaatcaaataataatacaaatgtAAAATcaaagaataataaaattataagaccaaagaatataaatgatgaaaatgaagatatagTGAAAACCTCTGTAAATGGTTctagaaaaaataatgatcaaaatatagatggtaatatagataatcaatatataaatggaAAAATATTGACACTAAGAGATAACtataatattgataataatatacataacagaaataataatagtaatacAACAACATTTggtaatattatatgtcaaaaaaaagagaattatttattaaataataaaagaaatgatttatttgagaatcaaaaaaattcaaTTAGTAATACAATTGAAAAgtcaaaaataaatataaataaaggATCAGATTTATTCAGTAAgaataaagaaaaagttgataataaaaataatttagaatctcattatgaatatataagtaGTGAAATTCTGAAATTTATgattaaatataatgaaagttcaaaaaattttaaaatggatataaatgatatagATACAGAACTTTTAAGTACTAGCATAAAACAGTTTGTTCGTAATTTAAcagaaaaagaaatgaatCAATTGATATGCAACAAggattatatattttcaaaaattattatgGAAAGTTTAGAAAACAACGAAGCCAACAAAAATGACAAAAATGTTACatgtgataataaaaatgttttagaggataataaaaatattacaaatgataaatataacatagataataataataataataataataataataataaagacataagaaaaaatacaGATCCTATTCATACcaatgataatataaaaaatgattcACAATTACGTAGTAGTAATAAAATCATGTCcaatttttataaagaCGGAAACACAAATGATATTGATACGTCATGTATGAATAAATCATGTGAAAATAATGCCAAcaatatttacaaaaatgtttcaaaaaatattactaAGGACCAAATTTTCAATAATAGTCTTAATAGTTcatataacaataatattaataataataatacaaacactaataatataaacagtaatttaaataataatagtgtaaataattgtataaataataatggcaaaaataaaatgagGTCGTTGAAATTGTCAAATGATAATGTCAGTATGttgtataattattatttggATATATGCCAAGATAATAAGTCAcaattagaaaaaaatatacaagATGATAATAAGATCAATGAAAATGATACAAATGAAAACCTTACCGAAGGTGTAAATGaagtaaataaaaaagaagacAATACCCATATAAAtgatacaaataataataataataataataataataaaaataataaaaataataataatagtagtagtaataataacattGATAAGTtggaaaataaaacaaatgaTGCTGATACAATCTCTTctccaaaaaaaaaaaattttaaagaacaaataaattatttttttaatgattgctttaaaaattttaaaaatttaaatgataaaattaaatacaaaaaaaataacgAAAATGACTCTATTGTGAATAATGATAAGAAGgaagaaaataattctaacgtgaatgaaaaaaataaagaacaaaatgatgataatataataaatactAGAAAAGTATCATTAGAGGGTAATATCTTAAATGAAAACATCTCGTGTAATGATAaagatgatgataatttagaaaatgaaaaaaagaCACTTAATAAATGCACAAATGTAACAAATACCGAATGTAGTAATATGATATTAAACCgtgataaaaataatgatatcataaaaaaaatgagaaCTAGTGATTATACAGAAAGAATGTCATTTGaacattttaataataagataaataatataattaataaatatgaatataaacaatgtctgaataaatatgaaagaCAGTTAATTAAATTTGTACAGACTtttaagaataataaacaaGATAATATGTCTTCacaaataaattatgatcatcatgataaaaataatatgataaaatacaaatatgatgaagaacatatattaaaagtaattttaaagaatatgatgaaggaaaaatcaaatatgaataatattaattctTCTAGTAATGAATCGTTCTTTTCATTTAGTAATAGTATTAAAGATATGGACGATAATGTTTATGAAAATGCTGATGATAGTGTATATGGCAATATCgataatagtaataataataataataataataataataataatatgttatatggtgctaataatatatatgattatagTAATCATAATAGTAGCAGTGGCAGCTGTATTAAAATATCGAGTGATAAAATGATAAgatatacaaataataaaataaaagaaaaatattcaaatccaaaaaatatatatccaaTTAAACAATCATGTAGTGATAGtaatcattatatattacaaaagcttatgaaaaaaaaaagacaaaaaagttataataataataatgaagCAAATAATTTCTCAGTTaatgatattttatatgataaagactcaaataattttgaaaatagtattaatatatcatataataaatgttttcataaaaatataaaaaatataactaATTCGATTACTAAAAATTGTTggaataataattataataataataataataataataataataatattagatatggaaaaagaaatgaaaCGTTTGAAgatatatcaaataatacatatggttctcataaaaaaaatgacaaTATCTTAATGTTATCGCATTCAAATAATACGTTATACTCATCTTCTAATAATCAGAATAATAAAGTACCTATTATAtgtgatgataatgatgataaaaataaattaaaaaatgcTTGTGTAGGAAATATGATTAAATCTAAGGAacttaaaaataatttaaaatatccaatgaatatatataataaattatttaataagGATAGACaaaaaatagatatatCACCAGAACAAACATTAAATCTTGTTAAAAGTATACAAAGAGAAAGTATGTTAAATAAGGCTAAAgaaattaatttatttaatgaaCGTAATAACAAAAAGATAGGAGATACATATgataataagaataaattATCCATATGTGATTTTAATAAGgatagaaatataaataatgttgatataagaaaaaatgatatttctaataatatacattttttaaacaataataggaatgatttaattaataaaaaaatgaaatttaataataaaatggaGAGACGTTTGgatatttttgaaaattttcaaataaaaaataaggaTAAATATTCACACATTTTTAATGTTCATATAGATAACAAAAAATGTagtaattataatgattattttaaaatacaacatttatttcattatgataatatattatcaaataataatattaccaataatttaaatgtacataatatggaatatataaaaagtaataatataaaaaaagaggGAGAAAATTATCTACTAGAAAAATTTCTAAATGATGATTTGAAGATCTCTAAAAGGaagaaaaatgaaaaaacTCAATTCATGATTGACATTAATAATCTCAATCAGaattatattaaagaattattaattcaaaaaatgtattatcAAAAGcaattttataataaaaatgatttcatttataaacataaagaaaatgatatattaaaagataatatagATCTAGAGAAATGCAAATATGACACTTATAAATCTgatgtatataataataattcttattcttcatataattctttaaaaattaatttattttctttatttgaTGATATGTATGACAACTTTTTTATAGACAATTATCAAGATCGTGATAAAATGCTCAACATTTTAAGTATCAATAAATCCTTATGCTACAATCAGTTGtctatattttataaaaagaaaatattttttcagTACAAAAAAgcaaaatatttacatagTAATTATAACGTGAATGAATCATATAATGcttataatttatatataagtcAAACTATGAAACAACACAGAAACTATTACAATTctgatataaataaaaatttatgtgaaaatttaaatatatataaaataaaaaatgaaaatgtaaATGAAAGTAAATATACAAGTAAGGATAAcgataaaaataaaacgcaaaattatattaaaaatagttataataataatattgtcAATTTTGAGAATGACATATATAGTCCTAATCAGAACGAACAATATAACGAATTTATATTCAACCATCATAATAAATGgaatgataaaaaaaaaaaaaacgCTTTGCCATTATCATATCATAATCAATTTATggataataaaatagaaaagaatatcagagaaataaaacatatcaataaatattatatgaaagAAGAAATGAACTATTTTAAGAAAGCtataaaagaaatgaaaaggttaaaaagaattatgTGTAATATTTTGAGATCTCAAAGTAATAATTATCTAAATTTGAATATAGATGAAaagttattatataatatacaaaatgatgaagatgTATCATTTGAATCATATTTAAAGGATGATAGTGATGATATTGATATTGATATTTATGGTTATAGTCATGGTTATGATCACAATCATGATGATGATTATATCATTAACTCGAATgcaaataataattacaatatatataaaacaaacCGTTTTGATAAAATCAgagaaaatgataaatataattctCATCTCCaaatagaaaaagaaatattaaataataccaataaatataacacaaataaaaattataaaaactGCAATAAAATTGATCAAAATAATGCCGGGAAaattaatatgaataaGAATTATGGActtatgaaaaaaaatggcACATCCTCAAATATGTTACAAGTAattaatagaaaaaaagaTGATGATCAGAAAAAATTCATTGATCACAATAAGGATTATAATAGTGATTATTCTTTTGATAGTGACAATGCAAACAAGTTAATAAATATAGTGTTCGAATATAAAAAcgaaataaataacaatGCAGTCAAAATGGATCAACATAATGACAGCattataaatgaaaaacatgaagaaattaaaacaaatataGAGTATGATAATAATAGCCAAATGGATgatattcataatatatcaaCAGAACCGTTAGGAACATACGAATTTGAGgtgaatataaaaaatgatgagGAGGAATATAACGAAACgtttaaatatatttatgaaaaaattagtaatataagaaataatatgtGGAATGAAGATATGgataatatacaaaataatgaaatgaaacaaaaattattaatatataaatgtagaaatgataataattgtcatatatatgaacaaaatataaataataatataaaaattttagATACTGAAAAAGAGgaagatataaaagataaggagaaaaatgatgatataaataaagaacaAAATGTTAATGTagataatgatataaacaaatgtaatgatgatatatattattttaatatatatacaaatgtGTGGGAAAATGTTGATCTAAACGTTAGTCAGAAATTATTAACAAGcttaaaaatgaaaaaggatattataaaaaaatattataaaaatgatcaggaatatgaaaattttataaCCTTTAGTGAATGGAATGCTTATAATTTAATCatatcaaaaatatataaagcTTTAGATATGAAAAAGTTTGAATATTATCAGAGAAGAGTTTATGATAACGATATATTTAAAACtgattttaaaaaaagacGTGCATATGATTTTGGAATGAAAATTATAGGAAAACCACGTTCACGAAGAAAGACAAAAAGATGGAATATTGAAGGGGATAATAAATTGTATGAAGATGAAgtatattcaaaaaattcGGATGACTATTCTGATTTTAATTATGATGAATATGTTGAGgaagatgaagaagaatatgatcaaaatgaacaagttcaaaataataaaaataatgtaaatgACGAAAATAATGAACATGAAAATGAACAGAATAAATATGATGCAGATAAAGAACACCAAGAAAATGGGCATGACGTTGAAGTTGACGATGAAGGTGAAGATGAGGATGAAGATGAGGATGAAGATGAAGATGACGATGAAGATTATGATGAAGATTATGATGAGGAAGATGATGATGTAGATGAAAAATGTCATTATGAAGAACATATAGAGAATGaggaagaaaaagaaatatcagaaaaaaaggataagaaaaaatgtacatatataaaaaaggaaaatcgtcaacataaaaatgatggtgataaaaataataatgatcttatatgtaaaaaaaaaaatattggTATTGAAAATTATACCCTTGGCGAAGGTGATtgtaataaaatgaaagaGTCAGAGGATCTAAAAATTACATTAAGTTCAGTTgaagatgaagaaaaattaGAAGAACACGAACCAAAAAGAAGCGAACGTTTATATttaagaagaaaaagaacTAGCAGCATATTAAGTACAAATTCAACTGATAACAGtgttaataaaattatcactagacaatataaaaaattaaaagacCATGAAAAAGCTGAGGAAGATTTGAAATGTGTTTACCTAGGAACACGATCAAATAAgacaaataataatagaaaatcacatatatttaaaaaacGAATAAgtagaagaaaaaattcTAGTACATTAACATTTAAAAAAccacatatatatgaattaattCAATTACCCGATTATGTAACACATACCGAATTGGTAAGTAGTAAGAATGAGAGTCTTccaacatatatattacaatatgaacaattaagaaaaaatgaatgtGTATATTTCAATATACAAAATCATTACAATAGTTTTGTTAATAATGTATATCATTTTGCTATAAGCTATGAACAATCACTCAAACATAATGAATATCTTAATAATgcattaaataatataaaatcaagattttatattaaacGTTTATGtcttaaaaataataaaacaatggaaaataataatatatatgatatatgtagtacatattataattatctatatacatatgatccaaataataatacatatgtatTGCAAACATCTAATAGAAACAATACAATAGCAAGTATAGATAAAGGACTTAACTATGAAGAATATTATAGTAATTATGTAAATGATTATTTACAAAGTcaattattaaaaaagaaaagaaataagacaaaaaataaagaatataataaatgtgCATCAGATATATTATCTACTGAAAATGATTATCCCTTAGATATTTCCAATGAATATATTGTTACAAGAAAAATGTCATCgaaatattatcataataattcatttttaaatgtaGATTATCTAGGTGTAAAATCTATTgaatataaacataatacATCTATAATTAATGATATGAATTTTACAGACAAAAATAATTACGTTGATTATACTACATCCTATATGGATGGCAACAATGAAATTGGttgtaattataattatgtcaattattataataataaagacGATGAAAATAAACCACAAAATGATATATCCTTCAGTGAAAAAACATTAGAAGAGGGAGATGATGAAATACAACAATAG